From one Candidatus Eisenbacteria bacterium genomic stretch:
- a CDS encoding OPT/YSL family transporter has product MSEKSSAPFGGSAPLHPDQWDESYWKENVFKGRRMNEFTPRAVIVGCLIGILLVAVNIYMGLKTGFGEGGSIIAAIMGLMIFRAFKARYTLLENNITQTAGSAAGSIGNIVNVVPAFVIMAAAGTIPAPMTWWQIMLFVFSTSLLGVFFAIPLRKQVVVVEKLRFPSGTACAEIMKNLHDKGDQAKQHGGVLGCFILVSALVKWLQEGVPRVLSGISLQTGAWMGIASERLLLGIAWDPLLLGAGFLVGPRIGISMLLGAVVAWPVLGPILVNGGVIALAEDASAYRTIMAWTMWPGVMIMISAGLTALVMKWRVVAGTFRSMMAIGGGGGESQIEMGFRPWLTWLGSSTLICLLVMQFVFGIPWWMTILSVILSFIMAAIAVRCIGQTEVNPVSAFASMNQLIVGAIMPANITANLTMAGVAGAGASEAGDMMQDLKTGWLVGATPKKQVFAQIIGVLVGSAVAVPMLLLIFSTYELGTEAMPAPAAFRFAALAELFANGFGALPGYAVMAMIIGAVLGIGLGVLESSPKTRRWVPSPVGIGVAMIIPFSYSFAIFLGATIYFILKLAMPEKMEEYQFVIGASGIAGSSLMGMIIAFLIWLGMPG; this is encoded by the coding sequence ATGTCTGAAAAGAGTTCCGCACCATTTGGCGGCTCCGCGCCGCTGCACCCCGACCAATGGGATGAGTCCTATTGGAAGGAGAATGTCTTCAAGGGTCGCCGGATGAATGAATTCACGCCCCGGGCCGTTATTGTGGGGTGTCTCATCGGCATTTTGCTTGTGGCGGTGAATATCTATATGGGGCTCAAGACCGGCTTTGGCGAGGGCGGTTCGATCATCGCGGCCATCATGGGGCTGATGATCTTCCGCGCCTTCAAGGCCAGATATACCCTGTTGGAAAACAACATCACACAGACAGCGGGTTCGGCGGCCGGGTCCATCGGCAATATTGTTAATGTCGTGCCGGCTTTTGTCATCATGGCCGCCGCCGGGACGATACCCGCCCCAATGACCTGGTGGCAGATCATGCTCTTCGTTTTTTCCACCTCATTGCTGGGGGTTTTCTTTGCGATTCCCCTGCGGAAGCAAGTTGTCGTTGTGGAGAAGCTCCGTTTCCCATCAGGGACCGCCTGCGCGGAGATCATGAAAAATCTGCATGACAAGGGCGATCAGGCAAAGCAACACGGCGGCGTGCTGGGGTGCTTCATTTTGGTGTCGGCACTGGTCAAGTGGCTTCAGGAGGGGGTGCCCCGTGTGCTCAGCGGGATATCCCTGCAGACCGGCGCCTGGATGGGGATCGCATCCGAGCGGCTGCTGCTCGGCATCGCCTGGGATCCGCTGCTGCTGGGCGCCGGCTTTCTCGTGGGGCCGCGAATCGGGATCTCCATGTTGCTGGGAGCGGTTGTCGCCTGGCCGGTGCTCGGCCCCATCCTTGTGAATGGCGGTGTGATCGCATTGGCCGAGGATGCTTCAGCCTATCGGACGATCATGGCCTGGACGATGTGGCCCGGGGTCATGATCATGATATCCGCCGGTCTGACGGCCCTGGTGATGAAGTGGCGCGTGGTTGCAGGCACTTTCCGCTCCATGATGGCGATCGGCGGCGGGGGGGGTGAATCCCAAATTGAAATGGGTTTCAGACCATGGCTGACCTGGCTGGGGTCGTCCACTTTAATCTGCCTGCTTGTCATGCAGTTCGTCTTCGGCATCCCCTGGTGGATGACCATCCTTTCGGTGATCCTCTCCTTTATCATGGCCGCTATCGCGGTGCGCTGTATCGGCCAGACAGAGGTGAACCCTGTTTCGGCCTTCGCCAGCATGAATCAATTGATAGTCGGGGCGATTATGCCGGCCAACATTACAGCCAACCTTACCATGGCCGGAGTCGCCGGCGCCGGCGCCTCCGAAGCCGGAGATATGATGCAGGATCTGAAAACCGGGTGGCTTGTGGGCGCCACACCGAAGAAACAGGTCTTTGCACAGATTATCGGAGTCTTGGTCGGCTCGGCCGTTGCCGTTCCCATGCTGCTGCTCATCTTCAGCACCTATGAATTGGGAACAGAGGCGATGCCCGCTCCGGCCGCTTTCCGATTCGCCGCCCTGGCGGAGCTCTTTGCCAACGGTTTTGGTGCGCTGCCGGGTTACGCGGTGATGGCCATGATCATCGGAGCGGTTTTGGGCATTGGGCTGGGCGTTCTCGAAAGCTCTCCCAAAACCCGCCGATGGGTGCCGTCGCCCGTCGGAATCGGTGTCGCGATGATTATTCCCTTCAGTTACTCCTTCGCCATTTTTCTGGGAGCGACAATCTATTTTATTCTGAAACTGGCAATGCCCGAGAAGATGGAGGAGTACCAGTTTGTCATAGGGGCATCGGGTATCGCCGGGTCGAGTCTCATGGGGATGATCATAGCCTTTCTTATTTGGCTGGGGATGCCGGGTTAA
- a CDS encoding metallophosphoesterase family protein — translation MTHQEFSLTRTGRPAWGFICLILLLVGTLYGRCVGREDLPIDLSALEQIPEVRVSSIHNLFSREQLAMAVQGGETGLIIDFSHVRLLLDETSIDPAKIYGYVHAGPYPFEGGETKFSYKRFRISTSLIDGRCLLPVGQFLLTYNSEDWITRGQIVIRFQLFLQTEEKDRFLGLYDIFAAFHQTAEGFAVEPWLLEGPCVNLIESGHPDEILVSFVTNSPVEAAVLLSDGRRFTSNRASDHNVKLTRLKPDTKYQYQVRIGDQWTKFYSFKTAAPRGAYPVVFALCGDSRSGHGGGSRNFMGVNYMTLEKLASLAYQKNAAFFLMDGDLITGYTTSPDDFRMQLYGFKQAMSGFWCERPVYTAMGNHEALLKTYESGGPYPHSIDRWPYDKYSAEAVFAESFHNPKNGPDPSDPRRPTYKESVYSFQYGAAFFVVFNNNYWYGDEPELYGGSPEGYLFDDQMKWIERELEQAEIDPSIQYVFLMAQEPVFPCGGHVNDAMWYDGSNNIRAYVYSHGRLEPEKDGLLEVRNRFARLVAQHRKVAAVFCSDEHSYYRVIIDNVVPVGDPLQDDRNEDGVIAWESDEPASPLKDLGHPVWYLTCGGGGAPYYSEQPTPWNQYWKSREDGKSGYYYSSQENIFIVAAYQNQVSLEVYNPYGELIDSIPNLMTIKNR, via the coding sequence ATGACTCATCAAGAGTTTTCGCTAACAAGAACGGGCCGGCCGGCATGGGGCTTCATCTGTCTGATTTTGCTGTTGGTCGGGACGCTTTACGGGAGGTGTGTTGGGCGGGAGGACCTGCCGATAGATCTTTCGGCCCTTGAACAAATCCCAGAGGTTAGGGTTTCTTCCATCCATAATCTCTTTTCCCGCGAGCAACTCGCCATGGCCGTTCAGGGTGGGGAGACCGGACTCATTATCGATTTTTCGCATGTGCGGCTTCTGCTCGATGAGACCTCCATCGATCCGGCCAAGATCTATGGTTATGTCCACGCAGGACCTTATCCCTTTGAGGGGGGGGAAACAAAATTTAGTTATAAGCGTTTTCGTATATCGACATCGCTGATTGACGGCCGCTGTCTGTTGCCTGTCGGGCAGTTTTTGCTGACGTACAACAGTGAAGATTGGATCACTCGGGGTCAAATCGTTATCCGCTTTCAGCTCTTTCTCCAAACCGAGGAAAAAGATCGTTTCCTCGGTCTGTATGACATCTTTGCCGCATTCCACCAAACCGCTGAGGGTTTCGCGGTCGAGCCGTGGCTTTTGGAGGGGCCGTGCGTCAACCTGATCGAAAGCGGGCATCCCGATGAAATTCTTGTGTCCTTTGTGACAAACAGTCCGGTCGAGGCCGCCGTCCTTCTGAGTGACGGGAGAAGGTTTACCAGCAACCGCGCAAGTGATCATAATGTTAAGCTAACTCGATTGAAGCCGGATACAAAGTACCAATATCAGGTTAGGATCGGTGATCAATGGACCAAATTCTATTCTTTTAAAACAGCTGCTCCACGGGGCGCTTATCCGGTTGTGTTTGCGCTCTGCGGCGATAGCCGGTCGGGTCACGGCGGCGGGTCCAGAAATTTCATGGGAGTGAACTACATGACGCTGGAGAAGCTGGCGTCACTAGCCTATCAAAAAAATGCAGCCTTCTTTCTCATGGATGGCGACCTTATCACCGGATACACGACGAGTCCCGACGATTTCCGGATGCAGCTCTATGGCTTCAAGCAGGCCATGAGTGGATTTTGGTGTGAGCGCCCCGTCTATACGGCAATGGGAAACCATGAGGCGCTTTTAAAAACCTATGAGTCGGGTGGGCCCTATCCCCACTCAATCGACCGCTGGCCTTATGACAAATACAGCGCTGAAGCAGTCTTTGCCGAGAGTTTCCACAATCCGAAAAATGGTCCCGATCCGTCGGATCCCAGGCGCCCAACGTACAAGGAGAGCGTTTACTCATTTCAATATGGGGCGGCATTCTTTGTCGTCTTTAACAATAACTATTGGTATGGCGACGAACCGGAACTCTATGGTGGGTCGCCGGAAGGCTATTTATTTGACGACCAGATGAAGTGGATTGAGCGCGAACTTGAGCAGGCCGAAATCGATCCATCGATTCAATACGTCTTTTTGATGGCGCAAGAGCCGGTATTTCCCTGCGGGGGACATGTCAATGACGCCATGTGGTACGATGGGTCGAATAATATTCGAGCTTATGTGTACAGCCACGGCCGGCTCGAACCTGAGAAAGATGGATTGCTGGAGGTTCGCAACCGTTTCGCCCGGCTCGTCGCGCAGCATCGCAAGGTGGCCGCGGTCTTCTGTTCTGATGAACACTCATATTATCGGGTTATCATTGATAATGTAGTGCCGGTCGGAGATCCCTTGCAGGATGACCGGAATGAGGATGGCGTTATTGCCTGGGAGAGTGATGAGCCGGCATCCCCCTTGAAGGATTTGGGCCATCCGGTCTGGTATCTGACGTGTGGGGGGGGCGGCGCACCGTATTATTCAGAGCAGCCGACTCCTTGGAATCAATATTGGAAGTCGCGAGAGGATGGTAAATCGGGATATTACTATTCCTCGCAGGAAAATATCTTCATCGTCGCCGCCTATCAAAACCAGGTTTCGCTGGAGGTCTATAATCCGTACGGCGAGTTGATTGATTCGATTCCCAATCTTATGACCATAAAGAACCGCTGA
- a CDS encoding C69 family dipeptidase: MKRQDLLIVFPVFFVLAALASPLMACSSLLVTKGASEDGSVMITYTCDGRFLPHLGYTPAADYEEGDSLEISDWEGALRGAIPQVPHTYAVVDLMNEHQLAIGETTFDGRMELQNPQGLFNYWDLMSLALQRARTAREAIDVIADLVAEFGYRSTGESISIADKQEAWILEIIGPGEGGRGAHWVALRLPDGTISAHANKARISEFPIDDPENCHYSKNVISFAVEMGYYDPQSGRPFSFCDAYDPATPENKRYCSARVWSLFRRAAPSQSFSADYHRGVEGAEPYPLWIHPDKKISLRDVIELMRDHYEGTPYDMTKGIDAGPYACPKRWRPLSWSVDEQEYAWERSISTQQTGFSFISQSRSWLPDPIGGIYWYGLDDTYMTCYMPLYCGIDQVPHSFTIGDYKSFSWDAPWWVFNFVSNFACLKFSYMIQDIQTVQRELENGFLSRQPAVEKAAVELEKTDPALLTAYLTDYSLTHAEAVVTRWRQLGENLMTKYNDGYVKNEEGRAEEMGYPKEWLRRVLSERPGQFKLKPRSADVPKSQLTD; this comes from the coding sequence ATGAAACGCCAAGATCTTCTCATCGTTTTTCCGGTCTTTTTCGTTCTTGCCGCTCTGGCTTCGCCACTCATGGCCTGTTCGAGCCTGCTCGTAACAAAGGGCGCCTCTGAAGACGGGTCGGTGATGATCACCTATACATGCGATGGGCGCTTCCTTCCTCATCTCGGTTACACACCCGCCGCCGATTACGAGGAAGGGGATTCTTTGGAAATCAGCGATTGGGAAGGAGCACTCCGGGGTGCAATTCCGCAGGTTCCCCATACTTATGCCGTGGTCGATCTGATGAATGAGCATCAACTCGCCATCGGCGAAACGACCTTTGACGGCCGCATGGAACTCCAAAATCCCCAAGGCTTGTTCAACTACTGGGACTTGATGTCTCTGGCTCTCCAGCGCGCCAGGACGGCAAGAGAGGCCATTGATGTGATCGCTGATCTTGTCGCCGAATTCGGCTACCGATCGACGGGAGAATCGATCTCAATCGCCGACAAGCAAGAAGCATGGATCCTTGAAATCATCGGGCCCGGGGAGGGCGGAAGGGGTGCGCATTGGGTCGCCCTCCGGCTCCCGGATGGGACGATTTCAGCCCATGCCAACAAGGCCCGGATCAGTGAGTTTCCCATTGATGATCCTGAAAACTGCCACTATTCGAAGAATGTTATATCGTTTGCCGTTGAGATGGGTTATTACGATCCTCAGTCAGGCCGGCCGTTCAGTTTCTGCGACGCTTATGATCCCGCCACGCCGGAAAACAAACGATACTGCAGCGCCCGGGTTTGGTCCCTATTCCGTCGCGCCGCGCCCTCCCAGTCTTTTTCGGCCGATTACCACAGGGGCGTCGAGGGCGCCGAACCCTATCCCCTCTGGATTCATCCGGATAAAAAAATCTCCCTCAGAGATGTCATCGAGCTGATGCGCGACCATTACGAGGGCACTCCGTACGACATGACGAAGGGAATCGACGCCGGTCCCTATGCGTGCCCGAAACGCTGGCGTCCTCTTTCCTGGAGTGTGGATGAACAGGAGTATGCGTGGGAACGTTCCATTTCGACACAACAGACCGGCTTTTCGTTCATCTCACAATCCCGTTCATGGTTGCCCGACCCGATCGGCGGTATCTACTGGTATGGATTGGATGACACCTACATGACCTGCTATATGCCGCTCTATTGCGGAATCGACCAGGTGCCGCACTCATTCACAATCGGTGATTACAAGTCGTTTTCTTGGGATGCGCCGTGGTGGGTCTTTAACTTTGTTTCGAATTTCGCCTGTTTGAAATTTTCCTACATGATTCAGGATATCCAGACCGTGCAACGGGAATTGGAGAACGGCTTTCTCTCCCGCCAGCCGGCCGTTGAAAAGGCGGCGGTCGAGCTCGAGAAGACCGATCCCGCTCTTCTGACGGCGTATCTGACTGACTATTCACTGACGCATGCCGAAGCGGTTGTCACCCGCTGGCGCCAATTAGGCGAAAATCTCATGACAAAGTACAATGACGGGTATGTAAAAAACGAAGAGGGCCGGGCTGAAGAGATGGGATATCCCAAGGAATGGCTGCGTCGTGTATTGAGCGAACGCCCCGGTCAATTCAAACTGAAACCGCGCAGCGCCGATGTTCCGAAATCGCAGCTGACCGATTGA
- a CDS encoding serine kinase, which produces MKISEAAEKLNLTLLGSLFDKEIEGVYISDMVSDIVAGAPANSLLLTIQTHKNLIATANLVDVGCIIYVRDKKPLEDVIKLAERAKISLFSTELDAWGMAKKLSAIGIM; this is translated from the coding sequence ATGAAGATCTCTGAAGCCGCGGAGAAACTTAATCTTACACTTCTGGGTTCCCTTTTTGATAAGGAAATCGAAGGAGTCTATATTTCGGATATGGTCAGTGATATCGTTGCCGGCGCACCGGCAAACAGCCTTCTGTTGACCATTCAGACTCACAAGAACCTGATTGCCACGGCGAATCTGGTCGATGTGGGCTGCATTATTTATGTTCGCGATAAAAAACCTTTGGAGGATGTCATTAAACTGGCGGAGAGAGCGAAAATCAGTCTGTTCTCTACCGAGTTGGATGCCTGGGGCATGGCGAAAAAGCTGAGCGCCATAGGCATCATGTAG
- the nuoE gene encoding NADH-quinone oxidoreductase subunit NuoE translates to MAGSTSRSTAPILEKYAPQREYLIPILQDVQAAEGYLSPASIREISRRLRITENDIYGVATFYSHFRFVPPGEHSIHVCMGTACHVRGGQPIGNMLERMLGIRQGQTTPDGKFELHHVNCLGCCAIAPVIKIDETIHGKMSVLKVGKVMDEIKK, encoded by the coding sequence ATGGCGGGTTCCACCTCACGATCAACTGCGCCCATTCTGGAAAAGTATGCGCCGCAACGAGAATACCTCATTCCCATCCTTCAGGATGTTCAAGCCGCCGAAGGTTATCTCTCTCCCGCGTCAATCAGAGAAATCTCACGCCGTCTGCGCATAACCGAAAATGATATTTATGGGGTCGCCACATTCTATTCACATTTTCGATTTGTTCCTCCCGGAGAACATTCAATTCACGTTTGTATGGGAACGGCCTGCCATGTGCGCGGAGGGCAGCCGATCGGCAATATGCTGGAAAGAATGCTTGGCATCAGGCAAGGGCAAACGACGCCGGACGGAAAATTTGAGCTGCATCATGTCAATTGCCTGGGGTGCTGCGCCATAGCCCCGGTCATCAAAATTGATGAGACGATCCATGGCAAAATGTCGGTTCTTAAAGTCGGGAAGGTGATGGATGAGATCAAAAAATAA
- a CDS encoding 4Fe-4S binding protein: MRSKNKPVPSRKNGGGALHRFHRVNDLEKRREAAIKAKAAIKRTILICGGTGCLSNGAEGVAQAFRDELKKRKIDMKVELAVKTTGCQGFCERGPLVVFQPGDLMYERVTAEAVPLIVQNTVVDGEVVKRFIHRDLKTKEYIPKFTDIPFYARQTRIVLRNIGTIDPRSLDDYLSVGGFKGLIKALSMKPMEIIDTIEASGLRGRGGGGFPTGKKWRVCAGMKSDKRYLVANGDEGDPGAFMDGYLMEGDPFNVIEGMLIAAYAIGADEGFMYVRLEYPVALKSLQNALDICYDVGLLGEDILGSGFNFNVKICRGGGAFVCGEETALMTSIEGGRGMPRSRPPFPAEKGLWGKPTIINNVETLGTLAPIIEKGADWFSSFGTETSKGTKAFSLVGKVNNTGLIEVPMGMTLREIVEEIGGGAPGNKEVKAVQTGGPSGGTIPARMMDIPVDYESLKSVGSIMGSGGLIVIDTDTCVVDLAKFFLNFTMSESCGKCVPCRVGTRHLHSVLTKITKGEGKPEDLEKIATLGRVIQGGALCGLGNTAPNPALSTLKYFEEEYLAHTRDHRCPAAVCQDLVQFRILPEKCTGCMSCVRVCPTGAITGPRSQPHNIDESKCIKCRACYEICRFDAVAGDAIVITSDTSGNGR, from the coding sequence ATGAGATCAAAAAATAAGCCTGTGCCGTCACGGAAAAACGGCGGAGGAGCGCTTCATCGTTTTCATCGTGTGAATGATCTTGAAAAACGCCGGGAAGCGGCGATCAAAGCCAAAGCGGCTATCAAGCGCACCATCCTGATCTGCGGCGGCACAGGATGTCTCAGCAATGGGGCCGAGGGAGTGGCGCAAGCATTCCGTGATGAGCTAAAGAAGCGGAAAATCGATATGAAGGTCGAGCTCGCTGTCAAGACAACGGGTTGCCAGGGTTTCTGTGAACGCGGCCCACTCGTTGTTTTTCAGCCCGGCGATTTGATGTACGAACGCGTTACCGCAGAGGCGGTTCCGCTTATTGTACAAAATACGGTGGTTGACGGCGAGGTTGTCAAGAGATTCATTCATCGCGACCTTAAAACGAAGGAGTATATCCCCAAATTTACCGATATCCCTTTCTATGCAAGGCAGACACGAATCGTCCTCAGGAATATCGGCACCATCGATCCCAGATCTCTCGATGACTATTTATCCGTCGGCGGTTTCAAGGGTCTGATAAAAGCTTTGAGTATGAAGCCCATGGAGATCATCGATACAATCGAGGCAAGTGGGTTGAGGGGGCGGGGCGGCGGAGGGTTCCCGACAGGAAAGAAGTGGCGGGTTTGTGCAGGGATGAAGAGCGATAAACGGTATCTTGTCGCGAATGGAGATGAGGGTGATCCGGGCGCCTTTATGGACGGCTACCTCATGGAAGGGGATCCATTCAACGTCATCGAAGGGATGTTGATTGCCGCCTATGCCATCGGGGCCGATGAAGGGTTTATGTACGTCAGGTTGGAATACCCGGTCGCTTTGAAGAGCCTGCAAAACGCGCTCGATATATGCTATGACGTCGGCCTCCTGGGCGAGGATATTCTGGGCAGCGGTTTTAATTTCAATGTTAAGATTTGCCGCGGCGGCGGGGCTTTTGTCTGCGGCGAGGAAACGGCGCTGATGACTTCGATCGAAGGGGGGCGGGGGATGCCTCGCAGCCGGCCTCCGTTCCCGGCGGAAAAAGGACTCTGGGGAAAGCCGACGATCATCAACAATGTTGAGACTCTAGGAACTCTGGCTCCCATTATCGAAAAGGGCGCCGATTGGTTTTCAAGTTTCGGCACGGAGACAAGCAAAGGCACGAAAGCCTTCTCGTTGGTCGGCAAAGTCAATAATACCGGTCTTATTGAAGTGCCGATGGGTATGACCCTGAGAGAAATCGTTGAAGAGATCGGCGGTGGAGCGCCGGGCAATAAAGAGGTGAAGGCGGTTCAGACCGGGGGGCCTTCCGGCGGTACGATCCCCGCCAGAATGATGGATATCCCGGTGGATTACGAATCATTGAAAAGCGTGGGATCGATTATGGGTTCCGGCGGCCTCATTGTAATAGATACCGACACCTGTGTTGTTGATCTGGCAAAATTCTTTCTGAATTTCACAATGTCTGAATCTTGTGGGAAATGCGTTCCGTGCAGGGTTGGGACACGGCACCTGCATAGCGTGCTGACCAAGATCACCAAAGGAGAAGGGAAACCGGAAGATCTCGAGAAAATCGCCACTCTCGGCCGGGTGATTCAGGGAGGGGCTTTGTGCGGACTCGGGAATACAGCACCGAATCCAGCCTTGTCAACTTTGAAATATTTTGAAGAAGAGTACTTGGCCCACACGCGGGATCACCGCTGTCCAGCCGCTGTGTGCCAGGATCTCGTTCAGTTTCGCATTCTTCCCGAAAAATGCACCGGCTGTATGTCCTGTGTCCGGGTTTGTCCAACAGGGGCGATTACTGGACCGAGATCGCAGCCGCACAACATTGATGAAAGCAAATGTATAAAATGTCGAGCTTGCTATGAGATCTGCCGGTTCGATGCGGTGGCCGGAGACGCCATCGTCATCACCTCCGACACATCTGGCAATGGAAGATGA
- a CDS encoding molybdopterin-dependent oxidoreductase, with protein MAKNKTIRMDFNGRTVTAPEGSTVLRAAELNGIYIPTLCSHKDLSPFGGCRMCIVEIEGIRGYPLSCYTTAAEGMKVKTDTKEIVTIRKEILQLILSEHPSTCLVCDERVECRNFMGTVRKSGVTTGCHYCPSDQQCELQTLVEKLGIEELEYPILYRGDVQERGDPFYDRDYNLCILCGRCVRMCQEMRGTSVLAFTHRGSKAIVGPAFGRNHQDAGCEFCGACVEVCPTGALAEKACKWDGKPDGAVTSTCPYCAIGCQLDFHSKSGRFMKALPVAESDVNDGQACLKGRFCIGELSHHFGRNRKPFARENNYWKEKPWTEALDIAAEKLKGVKSSEFAMLVSSDCTNESLYMAQKFVRSAMGANSIDNTGRQTLGGGLKLWTELLGRPISIQDIRSSSRILAVGLDTRFNYSIVGVEIRKAMQHGAGVVTIGPRESNLARYADIWLQSPPGFEGTALKAIIKGTAAALAEGAKATKLDLQQLGKAASLLKSGEDLTVILGPSLFRYSVLGDLVDGLRMLLSRKNVKILPLYTGANTRGALEMGAFSELLPGPAGIKDKDARLKLEKRWNQSIPSDNGFTAAQVLEGKKKYKVLYMIGSQPGFDRPNCDFLIVQDIFEPNYPCDLFLPAASFLESAGTLVNIEGRVQDAPKIESPPDSVMHGRTRPDWWILSEIAKRLGAVGFDYEAVGDIQREIAAMIPGYPKGGKTDRSRRVLPELKGLSETPPADGRVARAGKKLVLALRPMGYTHRGVSLTAKVEGLQILNPETGFFLSREDAEKLGITAGDHITVRAGSIQGAAPVKIEPELQQGAIYLYIPEAVGGLMETSDLAALYRLKKNPCPVEVIKNGV; from the coding sequence ATGGCAAAGAATAAAACGATACGGATGGATTTCAACGGCCGCACCGTCACCGCCCCTGAGGGGAGTACCGTTCTAAGAGCCGCGGAATTGAACGGAATCTATATTCCGACGCTCTGCTCGCACAAAGATCTATCACCCTTCGGTGGATGTCGGATGTGTATTGTCGAAATCGAAGGAATCCGCGGTTATCCGCTCTCCTGTTATACAACCGCCGCGGAGGGCATGAAGGTCAAGACCGACACCAAAGAGATCGTCACGATCCGCAAGGAAATCCTTCAGCTCATTCTCAGTGAGCACCCATCGACCTGCTTGGTTTGCGATGAACGTGTTGAATGCAGAAATTTTATGGGGACCGTTCGAAAATCGGGGGTCACCACGGGCTGCCATTATTGCCCTTCCGACCAACAATGCGAGCTTCAGACACTCGTTGAAAAACTTGGAATTGAAGAGCTGGAGTATCCGATTCTCTATCGTGGGGACGTTCAGGAACGCGGCGATCCTTTCTATGACCGCGATTACAACCTTTGCATCCTTTGCGGCCGTTGCGTCCGGATGTGTCAGGAGATGCGCGGCACATCGGTGCTCGCATTCACACATCGAGGATCCAAGGCCATTGTCGGTCCCGCCTTCGGCCGGAATCATCAGGATGCGGGATGCGAATTCTGCGGCGCTTGTGTCGAGGTTTGTCCCACTGGGGCGCTGGCTGAAAAGGCCTGCAAATGGGATGGAAAACCGGATGGAGCTGTCACCTCGACTTGTCCGTACTGCGCTATCGGCTGCCAGCTCGACTTTCACTCAAAGAGCGGGAGATTCATGAAAGCGCTTCCCGTTGCTGAATCCGATGTGAATGATGGACAGGCATGCCTGAAGGGGCGATTTTGTATCGGCGAACTATCGCACCACTTCGGACGGAACCGCAAACCCTTTGCCCGGGAGAACAACTACTGGAAAGAGAAACCCTGGACGGAAGCGCTCGATATCGCCGCGGAGAAGCTAAAGGGAGTCAAATCATCTGAATTCGCCATGTTGGTTTCTTCGGATTGTACAAATGAAAGCCTGTACATGGCTCAGAAGTTCGTCCGGTCCGCCATGGGCGCCAATTCGATTGACAATACGGGAAGGCAGACGCTGGGGGGGGGATTGAAACTCTGGACCGAACTGCTCGGCCGGCCGATTTCCATCCAGGATATCCGTTCCTCATCGCGCATTCTCGCCGTCGGCCTGGATACCCGCTTTAACTATTCTATTGTCGGTGTTGAGATCCGCAAAGCGATGCAGCATGGAGCAGGCGTTGTCACCATTGGACCGCGGGAATCAAATCTGGCCCGATATGCGGATATCTGGCTGCAATCGCCCCCGGGATTTGAAGGAACGGCGCTGAAGGCGATCATCAAGGGAACGGCCGCCGCCCTCGCTGAAGGAGCAAAGGCAACGAAGCTGGATCTGCAACAGCTCGGGAAAGCTGCCTCACTCTTAAAGTCGGGTGAGGATCTAACCGTTATTCTCGGGCCCAGCCTCTTCCGGTATTCCGTGTTGGGAGATCTGGTGGATGGACTCAGAATGCTTCTCAGCAGAAAGAATGTCAAAATCCTGCCTCTCTATACCGGAGCCAATACACGGGGCGCTTTGGAGATGGGCGCCTTTTCCGAGCTGTTGCCGGGACCCGCGGGGATCAAGGACAAGGATGCGAGACTGAAGCTGGAGAAGAGATGGAATCAGTCGATCCCGAGTGATAATGGATTTACCGCTGCGCAGGTTCTTGAGGGGAAGAAAAAATACAAGGTTTTGTATATGATCGGTTCCCAGCCGGGTTTCGATCGCCCCAATTGTGATTTCCTCATTGTTCAGGACATCTTCGAGCCCAACTATCCGTGTGATCTGTTTCTGCCGGCCGCAAGTTTCCTGGAATCCGCCGGGACCCTCGTCAATATTGAGGGACGGGTTCAAGATGCTCCCAAGATCGAGAGTCCGCCGGACAGCGTGATGCATGGAAGGACGCGGCCTGATTGGTGGATCCTTTCAGAAATCGCCAAACGACTTGGAGCCGTGGGATTTGATTATGAGGCGGTCGGCGACATTCAAAGGGAAATCGCCGCGATGATACCCGGTTATCCAAAAGGTGGAAAGACGGATAGAAGCAGGCGGGTTCTTCCGGAGCTCAAGGGGTTGAGTGAAACACCGCCTGCCGATGGCCGTGTGGCGAGGGCCGGAAAGAAGCTGGTTTTGGCGCTCCGCCCGATGGGTTATACGCACCGCGGTGTCTCGTTGACTGCGAAGGTCGAAGGACTCCAGATTCTCAATCCGGAAACCGGTTTCTTTCTGAGCCGCGAAGACGCGGAAAAGCTGGGTATCACGGCGGGGGATCACATTACCGTCAGGGCGGGTTCTATACAAGGCGCGGCCCCGGTCAAAATCGAACCGGAATTGCAGCAAGGAGCAATTTACCTCTATATCCCGGAAGCCGTGGGCGGGCTCATGGAAACCAGCGATCTAGCGGCGCTCTACCGATTGAAGAAAAACCCATGCCCCGTGGAGGTGATAAAGAATGGCGTATAA